The following proteins are co-located in the Chiroxiphia lanceolata isolate bChiLan1 chromosome 7, bChiLan1.pri, whole genome shotgun sequence genome:
- the DBI gene encoding acyl-CoA-binding protein, giving the protein MTEAAFQKAAEEVKQLKSQPADQEMLDIYSHYKQATVGDVNTERPGMLDFKGKAKWDAWSALKGMSKEDAMKAYIAKVEELKGKYGI; this is encoded by the exons ATGACcgag GCCGCGTTCCAGAAAGCCGCCGAGGAGGTGAAGCAGCTTAAGTCGCAGCCCGCGGACCAGGAGATGCTCGACATCTACAGCCACTACAAACAGGCCACGGTGGGCGACGTGAACACGG AACGCCCTGGTATGCTGGATTTCAAAGGCAAAGCAAAGTGGGATGCCTGGAGTGCATTGAAAG GAATGTCCAAAGAAGATGCAATGAAAGCTTACATAGCAAAAGTGGAAGAACTAAAGGGCAAATATGGCATCTGA